One Paenibacillus riograndensis SBR5 DNA segment encodes these proteins:
- a CDS encoding type I polyketide synthase, producing the protein MSSSKRKKSETKLSILKGESITGRFTEMENLANVLVHVSANKDRGITFLQNDNSEFFLSYPALLEGATRRLGGLQEQGFTPGQYALILLEDSREFVLTFWACILGGIIPVPASYPASSKVINTSLSKLQAIWEVLERPLIISDHSLAEARDEMETTLGISGLRILEAAKLDTAGQTGTLMLAGAHTPAMIQFSSGSTSVPKGTILTHDNLLTNIESIITSSGMSEDDRSLGWMPYHHDMGLIGFHLSTLACGINQFNMTPMKFVKRPTLWLDMIDKHRITFTGCPNFGLRLVSSRVKEAQLKSWDLSSLRLLYNGAEPISVKTMREFMDKFEHSGLKRSAMYPVYGMAEACLAVSFPRPGEEPLVHSVNRERLVGESRIEAIGENDRHASLIADEGYPVTGMEIRIVDDASGVVVPQGTVGEIQIRGRNVTSGYINNPEATARSYQDGWLKTGDTGVVLDGRLSVIGRIKDIIFVNGQNFFAHDIEAVIEELDGVEPGKIAVCGWHDEQEGQERVGLFSTVRLQEQEVKPFYAKILRHVNEVIGIAVDYVSLIRSIPKTTSGKVQRFVLVEAFRKGEFQDKSYSAAFFAEETKGDYSLEAPSLEASSLEAPSLEAPSLEEPFPVAAPGAFLEKIRGVWAEVLGRPPAAIPYNQSFMSMGGTSLKAIQILGALEDELHIELTHDLLIQCRTIEEMDSYLARKVNMGGNPPSAGERQSAAVQGSGCGDAAIAVIAMACRFPGASSPEEFWHNLLQGKDSIGEVPQDRWNIDDYYSPTPEFGKIYCRNGGFLDNPYGFDAALFGISGDEAAVMDPQQRIVMELVYELIERAGYSRQQMNGRDVGLFVGAGGNSYFEYHLNTLNRMNLQSFDSFSTLTSVQQERIMEEWKRKLGVTGTHPNLLVDNIINMIPARTSQEFNFKGPSMAVDTACSSSLVTLHLAADSIRRGECESAIAGGIHLMLTPTSYQYFSSAEALSPTGRSSVFAADADGFVPGEGAGLVMLKPLEQALRDGDPVLAVLKASGINNDGHSIGVMAPNPDGQRELIESLYIRHNLSPADVQYVEAHGTGTKIGDPSEVRALDSAFKRWGLLRQSVAIGSVKANIGHLLGAAGIAGFIKVVMALQHKIMPPQINVSAPNPMLKFEKTPFYLLAAAQEWPVAEGKARRAAINSFGFGGTNSHMVVEEAPARASAGEAEQPVRAKHVIGLSAQTEHALQQKMLELAAFLEQHGDYPLADVCYTENAARTALPHRFHAVTDSVQDLIGKLQTGVPAAAPVSHSPAMALMFTGQGSQYAGMGRALYDGLPAFRKNVDACSAAFEPYLDLKLTDLIYGGEADDRQLARTQLTQPAVFTLDYAFGRLLLDAGIQPAYMLGHSIGEWTAACLAGIVSLDDAARLVAARGRLMSGLPAAGAMAAIFTSGSALEELLQPFAGSLWVAGYNITHQVVSGSSEAVGEFLAVLQAKGIGAKRLNVSQAFHTPLMTPMLEAFRKELEATVFHAPLIPVISNVTAEVIEGPPAAEYWLRHILEAVRFEQSLAYALDQEVSVLIECGPDAILAGMAGGLRHPGKPQVLHALSRKKDPWDTWLGLLGQLHCLGARLDWAAVEQGGLFRKVPLPVYPFEHTIFKPDFGDASGSDSAVHARKWLYEWKWRPEPLAEDNSLAAGAVLVWKGETEFGKELESLLDPERNPVFYISFGNEPHYDGDRSFTIRMDREEDYSTMLRQLPGAVSAVIHLSNYAREKLGTAELLTDIQALNDGIWSLYFLGQALVLQGLSDVRLVIVTNKAFRLEGDLEAGNPAQAAAAAVGQVIDLEHEGIHVSVLDMNKEDYPSGREFAAALHTSLLLRADGESVTAIRSGTAYSRSLERMPEQAAGEVFEPCSGETYLITGGTGLVGSRIAEALARQARINLVITGRKPVPANPELLLELEKLGAQVMYAAVDVTSRAQMEELLARIHDVYGPLHGVIHAAGQMEYAPHKLLTRSQDEIEQVLAPKWQGTIIADLVTRQEPLRFFAALSSVSASRKAWASGLGDYAAANAFLNGYCIYRAGDNAPGRSLSINYSLWKDTGAGTDFGRLVELALKGQGLQPLAHEAAAAVFLRALSSPGSDIVHVLDLVEPKAHKEAFALPPSRQEPARLAEQKFIHRSAREIRDIVYQAIGEELRISVRHLETGMNFTELGLDSVGATRVVADIGGKLGTELYPTLIFEYQTPEALASHIAEQLTEDSAAYAATALETAGPAAEPGPEERQDIAIIGMGLRIPGANSLEEYWELLYSGRSAIREVDPGRWSDDKHVNEDAGVFHTSYTGKGGFIDAPYDFDPLFFGMSPKEAESADPQQRIFLQICWEALQQAGYGGKYRTRKIGVFAGCEQNTYMEHFANYRSYMLIKERLLDSPAFLGMLPAERQEILARISGVLEPARLVADVVAGNGLNEVAARVSHCLNLSGPSLIVNSACSSSLVAIHMACESLRTGQSEMALAGGVNLNLSPTPFVSLSRVTALSPTGECYPFDQRANGMVLGEGAGAVLLKPLHAALRDGDHIHAVIKGSAVNNDGRSQGITAPRPQGQAEVIREAFVRTGIHPETVSYIETHGTATPLGDPIEIEGMTRAFSSFTDKKQFCGIGSVKSSVGHMLSAAGVTSLIKVVLSLKHQILPHTVNYEQPNPNIDFEHSPFYVVDKHPRRWEAAGDAPLRASVNAFGFGGTNAHVILEQAPPEMVVVPDPAQLAPQLLLLTGRNELGLRQVAGRLRAYLADNQELSAAAVCRAMNRSQKELPVKAAAVVTSREHLAGILSAVADGGSLPEILRGRANPNRTTPVQWVLDGGKALSGQELDAVSARFPGFGLAYREVMEAAGGASGQIECLASQFALGKLLLDAGLRPSAILAEGAGIPAALMLTGRITLRQAVLFIQDGREPAGDSSPLPEGLVKCAVVIPSGTVDQPFMDGLWPQIAESMVNSLELTDYEHSLEAGDTLLYCGSQHRRNSLPLEGIRGVHTLCLPLEHDPVEHLLRAMAELYVLGVPFDPAGLSVPCGRTLPLPTYPFEYAAYKASYEDEILQPQASGTPYADPNSRKGLKKIEV; encoded by the coding sequence GTGAGCAGTTCCAAACGGAAGAAATCAGAAACCAAACTTTCCATCCTGAAGGGCGAAAGCATCACCGGTAGATTTACGGAAATGGAGAATCTGGCCAATGTGCTGGTTCACGTGTCCGCCAATAAAGACCGGGGCATTACCTTCCTGCAGAATGACAATTCAGAGTTCTTTCTCTCCTATCCGGCCCTCCTTGAAGGCGCAACCCGCCGACTGGGCGGGCTGCAGGAGCAAGGTTTTACACCAGGCCAGTATGCGCTTATTTTGCTGGAGGACAGCCGGGAATTCGTGCTTACATTCTGGGCATGCATCCTGGGCGGAATCATCCCCGTACCGGCCTCCTATCCTGCGTCCTCGAAGGTCATCAATACCTCCCTCAGCAAGCTGCAGGCGATATGGGAGGTCCTGGAACGGCCGCTGATCATCTCGGACCACAGCCTCGCAGAGGCAAGGGATGAGATGGAGACAACACTCGGCATCAGCGGCCTGCGGATTCTGGAAGCCGCAAAGCTGGATACAGCCGGGCAGACCGGGACCCTTATGCTGGCCGGGGCGCATACTCCGGCGATGATTCAATTCAGCTCCGGGAGCACAAGTGTGCCGAAAGGCACCATTCTGACCCATGATAACCTGCTAACCAACATTGAATCGATTATCACCAGCTCAGGAATGTCGGAAGATGACCGTTCCCTTGGCTGGATGCCGTATCACCATGACATGGGACTGATCGGCTTCCATCTGTCCACGCTGGCCTGCGGGATTAACCAGTTCAATATGACGCCGATGAAATTTGTAAAAAGGCCGACCCTGTGGCTGGATATGATCGACAAGCACCGGATTACCTTCACCGGCTGCCCGAATTTCGGGCTTCGGCTTGTCAGCAGCAGAGTGAAGGAAGCGCAGCTGAAATCCTGGGATCTAAGCTCGCTCCGCCTGCTCTATAACGGTGCCGAGCCTATATCGGTCAAGACCATGCGGGAGTTCATGGACAAATTCGAGCATAGCGGGCTAAAACGCAGTGCGATGTATCCCGTATACGGAATGGCGGAGGCCTGCCTGGCGGTCAGCTTCCCCCGGCCCGGCGAAGAGCCGCTGGTTCATTCCGTCAACCGCGAGCGGCTGGTCGGTGAATCGCGGATTGAGGCCATCGGCGAGAATGACCGGCATGCCTCATTAATAGCCGATGAGGGCTACCCTGTGACAGGCATGGAAATCCGGATCGTGGACGATGCTTCCGGTGTAGTCGTTCCCCAAGGAACGGTGGGAGAAATTCAGATTCGCGGCCGCAATGTGACTTCGGGCTATATCAATAACCCGGAGGCTACCGCGCGGTCTTATCAGGACGGATGGCTGAAGACCGGCGACACCGGCGTTGTTCTGGACGGGCGCTTATCGGTAATCGGAAGAATTAAAGACATTATCTTTGTCAACGGACAGAATTTCTTTGCGCATGATATTGAAGCGGTAATTGAGGAGCTGGATGGGGTCGAGCCGGGCAAGATTGCCGTGTGCGGCTGGCATGATGAACAGGAAGGACAAGAGAGAGTCGGGCTCTTCTCAACGGTACGGCTGCAGGAACAAGAGGTTAAGCCGTTCTACGCCAAAATACTCCGTCATGTGAACGAGGTCATCGGCATTGCTGTAGACTATGTGTCCCTTATCCGCTCTATCCCCAAGACGACAAGCGGCAAAGTGCAGCGGTTCGTTCTTGTAGAGGCCTTCCGAAAGGGGGAATTCCAGGATAAGTCGTATTCCGCCGCGTTTTTCGCAGAGGAGACTAAGGGGGATTACTCTCTGGAGGCACCGTCCCTGGAGGCATCGTCCCTAGAGGCGCCGTCCTTGGAGGCACCGTCCTTGGAGGAACCCTTCCCTGTGGCGGCTCCCGGAGCTTTTCTGGAGAAAATCCGCGGCGTCTGGGCTGAAGTGCTGGGCCGTCCGCCTGCAGCGATTCCGTATAACCAATCATTCATGTCCATGGGAGGCACCTCGCTCAAGGCGATACAGATTCTGGGTGCTTTGGAGGATGAGCTGCACATTGAACTGACGCATGATCTGCTGATCCAATGCCGCACCATTGAGGAGATGGACAGCTATCTGGCCCGCAAGGTGAATATGGGCGGCAATCCGCCTTCTGCCGGGGAGCGGCAATCCGCTGCTGTTCAAGGAAGCGGCTGCGGCGATGCAGCTATTGCTGTAATTGCGATGGCCTGCCGGTTCCCGGGTGCTTCAAGTCCGGAGGAATTCTGGCATAATCTGCTGCAGGGGAAGGATTCCATCGGTGAAGTGCCGCAGGACCGCTGGAATATTGACGACTATTACAGCCCCACCCCGGAATTCGGCAAAATCTACTGCCGCAATGGCGGGTTCCTTGATAACCCTTATGGCTTTGACGCCGCTCTGTTCGGCATCTCCGGGGATGAAGCGGCGGTGATGGACCCGCAGCAGCGGATCGTGATGGAGCTGGTATACGAGCTGATTGAACGGGCCGGATATTCAAGGCAGCAGATGAATGGCAGGGATGTCGGGCTGTTCGTCGGAGCGGGCGGCAATTCCTATTTTGAATATCACCTGAATACCTTGAACCGGATGAATCTGCAGAGCTTTGACAGCTTTTCTACACTGACGAGCGTGCAGCAGGAGCGTATTATGGAAGAATGGAAGCGGAAGCTGGGGGTTACGGGAACCCATCCGAACCTTCTGGTGGATAATATCATCAATATGATTCCGGCCCGGACCTCTCAGGAGTTCAACTTCAAAGGGCCAAGCATGGCGGTAGATACCGCCTGCTCCTCTTCCCTGGTCACGCTGCATCTGGCCGCAGACTCCATCCGCAGGGGGGAATGCGAATCCGCCATTGCCGGCGGCATTCATCTTATGCTGACGCCGACCTCCTATCAATATTTCAGCAGCGCCGAAGCCTTGTCTCCCACCGGACGCAGCAGCGTGTTCGCGGCTGACGCGGACGGCTTCGTTCCCGGCGAGGGTGCGGGACTGGTGATGCTGAAACCTTTGGAGCAGGCGCTGAGAGACGGCGATCCGGTGCTGGCGGTGCTGAAGGCCAGCGGAATTAATAATGACGGGCATTCCATCGGCGTAATGGCCCCGAATCCGGACGGGCAAAGGGAGCTGATAGAATCACTGTACATCAGGCACAATCTCAGTCCGGCGGATGTGCAGTATGTGGAGGCTCACGGAACAGGCACCAAAATCGGCGATCCGAGCGAGGTTAGGGCACTGGACAGTGCCTTCAAGCGCTGGGGGCTGCTGCGGCAGTCTGTTGCCATTGGATCGGTGAAAGCCAATATTGGCCATCTATTGGGAGCAGCGGGCATTGCAGGCTTCATCAAAGTGGTGATGGCGCTGCAGCACAAAATCATGCCGCCGCAGATCAATGTCTCCGCTCCGAACCCGATGCTGAAATTTGAGAAGACGCCGTTCTATCTGCTTGCCGCAGCCCAGGAATGGCCGGTGGCCGAAGGAAAGGCCAGAAGAGCGGCGATCAATTCCTTTGGCTTCGGCGGCACCAACAGCCATATGGTAGTTGAAGAAGCGCCTGCACGGGCCTCGGCAGGTGAAGCGGAGCAGCCGGTGCGCGCGAAGCATGTTATAGGGCTGTCCGCGCAGACTGAGCATGCGCTGCAGCAGAAGATGCTGGAGCTTGCAGCATTTCTGGAGCAGCACGGGGACTATCCGCTGGCAGATGTCTGCTACACCGAGAATGCCGCGCGAACCGCATTGCCGCACCGCTTCCATGCCGTGACGGATTCGGTCCAGGACCTCATCGGAAAGCTGCAAACGGGAGTCCCGGCCGCTGCCCCGGTTTCTCATTCACCCGCAATGGCCCTGATGTTCACCGGACAAGGCTCGCAGTATGCCGGCATGGGCAGAGCGCTGTATGATGGACTTCCCGCCTTCCGGAAAAATGTAGACGCCTGCTCCGCAGCCTTCGAGCCTTATCTGGATCTGAAGCTGACGGATCTCATCTATGGCGGGGAAGCCGATGACAGACAACTTGCCCGGACGCAGCTTACCCAGCCGGCCGTCTTTACGCTGGACTATGCGTTTGGCCGCCTGCTGCTGGATGCGGGCATCCAGCCTGCTTATATGCTGGGGCACAGCATCGGAGAATGGACCGCTGCATGCCTTGCGGGCATCGTCAGCCTTGACGATGCGGCGAGACTGGTCGCCGCAAGAGGCAGGCTCATGAGCGGGCTTCCGGCTGCCGGAGCCATGGCTGCCATATTCACTTCAGGCAGCGCGCTGGAGGAACTGCTGCAACCTTTTGCCGGTTCCTTATGGGTTGCCGGATACAACATTACGCACCAAGTGGTCTCCGGCAGCAGCGAGGCGGTCGGGGAATTCCTCGCCGTATTGCAGGCCAAAGGAATCGGGGCCAAACGGCTGAATGTGTCCCAGGCCTTCCACACTCCGCTGATGACCCCGATGCTGGAGGCGTTCAGGAAGGAGCTGGAGGCCACTGTATTCCATGCGCCGCTGATTCCGGTGATCTCCAATGTCACGGCCGAAGTGATCGAAGGCCCGCCTGCGGCAGAGTACTGGCTGCGGCATATCCTGGAAGCTGTCCGCTTTGAACAGAGCCTTGCCTACGCGCTGGATCAGGAGGTCTCGGTTCTGATTGAATGCGGACCTGACGCCATCCTCGCCGGGATGGCCGGAGGGCTGCGGCACCCGGGCAAACCGCAGGTGCTTCATGCCCTTAGCCGCAAGAAGGACCCATGGGACACCTGGCTTGGCCTGCTCGGCCAGCTGCATTGCCTTGGCGCCAGGCTGGACTGGGCGGCTGTGGAGCAAGGCGGTCTTTTCCGTAAAGTCCCCCTGCCGGTCTATCCTTTTGAGCATACCATCTTCAAGCCCGATTTCGGGGATGCCTCTGGCTCAGACTCTGCTGTACATGCAAGGAAGTGGCTCTATGAATGGAAATGGAGACCTGAACCGCTTGCGGAAGACAACAGCCTTGCGGCCGGGGCGGTGCTGGTGTGGAAGGGGGAAACGGAGTTCGGAAAAGAACTGGAGAGCCTGCTCGACCCTGAGCGCAATCCTGTCTTTTATATAAGCTTCGGCAATGAACCGCATTATGACGGGGACCGGAGCTTCACGATTCGGATGGACAGGGAGGAGGATTACAGCACCATGCTGCGCCAGCTGCCGGGCGCGGTCTCCGCCGTGATTCATTTGTCCAACTACGCGCGGGAGAAGCTTGGGACCGCTGAGCTTTTAACGGACATCCAGGCGTTGAACGACGGAATCTGGAGCCTCTATTTCCTCGGCCAGGCTCTGGTGCTGCAGGGGCTGAGCGATGTGCGGCTGGTCATTGTGACGAATAAGGCGTTCAGGCTCGAGGGGGATCTGGAAGCAGGCAATCCGGCTCAGGCGGCAGCGGCTGCAGTGGGTCAGGTTATTGATCTGGAGCATGAAGGGATTCATGTTTCGGTGCTGGATATGAACAAGGAGGACTATCCTTCAGGCCGGGAATTTGCCGCCGCCCTGCACACTTCCCTGCTGCTGAGGGCAGACGGGGAATCTGTCACCGCGATCCGCAGCGGCACCGCGTATTCGCGGAGCCTGGAACGGATGCCGGAGCAAGCTGCCGGGGAAGTGTTTGAGCCGTGCAGCGGCGAGACCTACCTGATTACCGGCGGCACAGGGCTTGTCGGCAGCCGGATTGCCGAAGCGCTTGCCCGGCAGGCACGGATCAATCTGGTGATTACCGGCCGCAAGCCGGTTCCGGCCAACCCTGAGCTGCTCCTGGAGCTGGAGAAGCTGGGGGCGCAGGTGATGTATGCGGCAGTGGATGTCACCAGCCGTGCGCAAATGGAGGAACTGCTGGCCCGCATTCATGACGTCTATGGACCGCTGCATGGGGTTATTCATGCAGCCGGACAGATGGAATATGCTCCGCATAAGCTGCTGACCCGCAGCCAGGACGAGATCGAACAGGTGCTGGCTCCCAAGTGGCAAGGCACGATTATTGCGGACCTCGTCACCCGGCAGGAGCCGCTGCGGTTTTTTGCCGCCTTGTCCTCTGTCTCGGCTTCCCGCAAAGCCTGGGCTTCCGGTCTTGGGGATTATGCCGCGGCGAACGCGTTCTTGAACGGCTACTGCATTTACCGGGCAGGGGATAATGCGCCGGGGCGTTCCTTATCCATTAACTATTCCCTCTGGAAGGATACGGGGGCCGGAACGGATTTTGGCAGGCTGGTTGAGCTCGCCCTTAAGGGGCAAGGCTTGCAGCCGCTTGCCCATGAAGCAGCAGCGGCTGTTTTCCTCAGAGCCTTGTCCTCTCCCGGGTCTGATATCGTCCATGTGCTCGATCTCGTGGAGCCGAAAGCGCACAAGGAAGCTTTCGCGCTTCCTCCCAGCCGGCAGGAGCCTGCGCGGTTGGCGGAACAGAAGTTCATCCATCGCTCCGCGAGAGAAATCAGAGATATTGTCTATCAGGCCATCGGTGAGGAATTGCGGATATCCGTCCGCCATCTGGAAACGGGCATGAATTTCACGGAGCTGGGCCTGGATTCGGTGGGAGCGACGCGGGTGGTTGCCGACATTGGCGGCAAACTGGGGACAGAGCTTTACCCGACCCTGATTTTTGAATATCAGACGCCGGAAGCCCTGGCCTCGCATATTGCGGAGCAGCTGACGGAGGATTCAGCGGCTTATGCCGCTACAGCCCTGGAAACAGCGGGCCCAGCTGCTGAACCCGGCCCGGAAGAGCGGCAGGACATCGCCATCATCGGCATGGGTCTGCGCATACCGGGGGCGAACAGCCTGGAGGAATACTGGGAGCTGCTGTACAGCGGCAGAAGCGCCATCCGTGAAGTGGATCCCGGCAGATGGTCGGATGACAAGCACGTGAACGAGGATGCAGGCGTGTTTCATACCTCCTATACCGGCAAGGGCGGGTTCATCGATGCCCCGTATGATTTTGATCCGCTGTTCTTCGGCATGTCGCCCAAGGAAGCGGAGTCTGCAGATCCGCAGCAGAGAATTTTCCTGCAGATTTGCTGGGAGGCTTTGCAGCAGGCGGGATACGGCGGAAAATACCGCACCCGCAAAATAGGGGTGTTCGCAGGCTGTGAGCAGAACACCTACATGGAGCATTTTGCCAATTACCGTTCCTATATGCTGATTAAGGAACGATTGCTGGACAGTCCGGCCTTCCTCGGGATGCTGCCTGCTGAGCGGCAGGAAATTCTCGCCCGGATCTCCGGCGTGCTGGAGCCTGCACGGCTGGTCGCCGATGTCGTCGCAGGGAACGGCCTGAATGAAGTGGCCGCGCGGGTCAGCCATTGCCTCAACCTGAGCGGGCCGAGCCTGATCGTGAATTCCGCCTGCTCCTCTTCCCTGGTGGCCATCCATATGGCCTGCGAGAGCCTGCGGACCGGACAGTCGGAGATGGCGCTTGCCGGAGGGGTGAATCTGAACCTCAGCCCGACGCCGTTTGTGTCTCTAAGCCGGGTAACCGCGCTGTCTCCAACAGGCGAGTGCTATCCGTTTGACCAGCGGGCGAACGGAATGGTGCTGGGGGAAGGGGCAGGTGCTGTACTCCTGAAGCCGCTTCATGCCGCACTGCGGGACGGCGACCATATCCACGCGGTGATCAAGGGCTCGGCGGTCAACAATGACGGGCGCTCCCAGGGAATTACTGCGCCCCGGCCGCAGGGGCAGGCGGAGGTAATCCGCGAGGCGTTTGTGCGGACCGGCATTCATCCGGAGACGGTATCCTATATCGAGACCCATGGCACAGCCACACCGCTGGGAGATCCGATTGAGATTGAAGGCATGACCCGGGCGTTCAGCAGCTTTACGGACAAGAAGCAGTTTTGCGGCATCGGCTCCGTAAAATCCTCTGTCGGGCATATGTTATCTGCCGCAGGGGTGACCAGTCTGATCAAAGTGGTGCTGTCTCTGAAGCATCAGATACTTCCGCATACGGTAAATTACGAGCAGCCTAATCCTAATATCGATTTCGAGCATTCACCTTTTTATGTCGTCGATAAGCATCCCCGGCGGTGGGAAGCCGCCGGAGACGCCCCGCTGCGGGCCAGCGTAAACGCCTTCGGATTTGGCGGAACCAATGCCCACGTTATTCTGGAGCAGGCGCCGCCGGAGATGGTTGTTGTCCCTGATCCGGCGCAGCTTGCCCCGCAGCTTCTGCTGCTTACGGGCAGAAACGAACTTGGACTCAGACAGGTTGCCGGCAGGCTCCGGGCCTATCTTGCGGATAATCAAGAGCTTAGCGCCGCTGCCGTCTGCCGTGCGATGAACCGTTCGCAGAAGGAATTGCCGGTCAAGGCGGCGGCTGTCGTAACCTCCAGGGAGCACCTGGCCGGCATTCTCTCGGCTGTCGCAGACGGCGGGAGCCTGCCGGAGATCCTCAGAGGCCGGGCTAATCCGAACAGAACGACTCCGGTCCAATGGGTGCTTGACGGCGGAAAAGCCTTGAGCGGCCAAGAATTGGATGCTGTCAGCGCACGGTTCCCTGGCTTCGGCTTGGCTTACCGGGAGGTCATGGAAGCAGCGGGTGGAGCAAGTGGGCAGATCGAATGCCTGGCTAGCCAGTTTGCGCTTGGCAAGCTGCTTCTCGATGCTGGCCTCCGTCCTTCGGCTATTCTGGCTGAAGGGGCCGGCATTCCCGCAGCCCTGATGCTTACGGGACGAATTACGCTGCGCCAGGCTGTCCTGTTCATTCAGGACGGACGGGAACCGGCAGGAGATTCTTCGCCTCTTCCCGAAGGGCTTGTGAAATGTGCGGTGGTCATTCCTTCAGGAACCGTTGATCAGCCGTTCATGGATGGTCTTTGGCCGCAGATCGCAGAGTCCATGGTGAACAGTCTGGAGCTTACAGACTATGAACACTCCTTGGAAGCGGGCGATACGCTGCTGTATTGCGGCAGCCAACACCGCCGGAATAGCCTGCCCCTAGAGGGCATCCGTGGAGTGCATACCCTCTGCCTGCCGCTTGAGCATGACCCTGTGGAGCATTTGCTGCGGGCCATGGCAGAGCTGTATGTGCTGGGTGTGCCGTTTGATCCGGCAGGACTGTCAGTTCCATGCGGGCGAACCCTGCCCCTGCCGACTTATCCATTTGAATATGCGGCCTATAAGGCGTCGTACGAGGATGAAATTCTGCAACCTCAAGCATCAGGGACTCCATACGCTGATCCGAATTCCAGAAAAGGACTCAAAAAAATAGAGGTATAA
- a CDS encoding Acg family FMN-binding oxidoreductase, giving the protein MSKRAKISMIILLSVVILLILLAGALFTASGVFKKAKYLDPWKRDYVDQFKDPRVKLAAYGLLAPNGHNLQPWKIRLDKQNPLKFSLYTDSSRLALESDPVARQTMVSQGTFLEYLRVGGEQLGYRAAIRLFPEGEYDEQKLSGSMDQKPVAEITLSKAQPAANPLFDYMFLPDTNRMAYKPDPLTAEQRQRLEQTNADGALKLIFLDAPEDIKKLGEYSLEGTDIETGLKRMNDESADIFRSNESQKNKYRSGFSFEGQGTTGVKKHLLQGMITIVPSFNNEEASTKLAVDAARTAAEHSPAYALILSKDNSRTSQVKAGMLYSRLLLAGHEQGLVMQPLSQVLEEYPEMKAPYTRIHQEYAPGGETIQFLIRLGQPAQDTPLSMRREVTDLIAD; this is encoded by the coding sequence ATGAGCAAGCGCGCCAAAATATCTATGATTATCCTATTATCGGTTGTTATTCTGCTCATCCTGCTTGCCGGAGCGTTATTCACGGCAAGCGGCGTATTTAAGAAAGCCAAGTATCTGGACCCCTGGAAACGTGATTACGTTGACCAATTCAAAGATCCGAGAGTGAAGCTGGCGGCCTATGGCTTGCTTGCTCCCAACGGACACAATTTGCAGCCCTGGAAGATTCGTCTCGACAAGCAGAACCCGCTTAAATTCTCTTTGTATACGGACAGTTCACGCCTTGCGCTGGAATCCGATCCGGTGGCCCGGCAAACCATGGTTTCCCAGGGCACCTTTCTGGAATATTTGAGGGTTGGGGGAGAACAGCTGGGCTATCGGGCGGCGATCAGACTTTTTCCGGAAGGGGAATATGATGAGCAGAAGCTTAGCGGGAGTATGGACCAGAAGCCTGTAGCGGAAATAACGCTGTCTAAGGCGCAGCCTGCGGCCAATCCGTTGTTTGATTATATGTTTTTGCCGGATACCAACCGGATGGCCTATAAGCCCGACCCGTTGACTGCGGAGCAGCGCCAGCGTCTGGAGCAGACTAATGCGGATGGGGCTTTGAAGTTAATCTTCCTGGATGCTCCGGAGGACATCAAGAAGCTGGGAGAATACAGTCTGGAGGGTACAGACATCGAAACCGGACTTAAGCGCATGAACGATGAGTCAGCAGATATTTTCCGTTCGAATGAGAGCCAGAAGAACAAATACCGGTCCGGTTTTTCGTTTGAAGGGCAAGGAACCACGGGCGTGAAAAAGCATCTGCTGCAAGGCATGATAACGATCGTCCCATCCTTTAATAATGAGGAAGCTTCGACGAAGCTCGCGGTCGATGCGGCCCGGACGGCAGCTGAACATTCTCCGGCGTATGCGCTGATTCTCAGTAAGGACAACAGCCGCACAAGCCAGGTAAAAGCCGGCATGCTCTACAGCCGGCTCCTTCTCGCCGGACATGAGCAGGGACTGGTGATGCAGCCGCTGAGCCAGGTGCTGGAGGAGTATCCGGAGATGAAGGCGCCGTATACCCGGATTCATCAGGAGTATGCTCCGGGTGGCGAAACGATCCAGTTTCTGATCCGCTTGGGCCAGCCGGCACAGGATACGCCGCTGAGCATGAGACGGGAGGTCACCGACCTGATTGCAGACTGA